In Stutzerimonas stutzeri, a genomic segment contains:
- the motB gene encoding flagellar motor protein MotB codes for MDNTQPIIVKRVKKSAAGHHGGAWKIAFADFATAMMAFFLVMWLMSSATPEQKRAISGYFQDPIGFTESASPHVIDLGGTPTPAPDRTLNDVIDPAVQQTEAVALDAEQTESFAEQLDRERLDLLLQELQNKVDENPDLTRFKDQILFEITQDGLRIQIMDAANRPMFALGSARLQPYFEDILLAMADTIRAVPNKISISGHTDAKPYSGRGDFGNWELSAGRANAARRTLVAGGYPEDQLARVVGYASSALFDRENPLNPVNRRIDILVLTKKAQRDIEGEQSDATDATTASEQAPVNSAPAPATGEPEPLPPSQVRKRLNIFEDGVLQFDEPGSD; via the coding sequence ATGGACAATACCCAACCAATCATCGTCAAGCGGGTCAAGAAATCCGCGGCTGGTCACCATGGTGGCGCCTGGAAGATTGCATTTGCCGACTTTGCGACCGCCATGATGGCGTTCTTTCTGGTGATGTGGCTGATGTCTTCGGCAACGCCGGAGCAGAAGCGCGCCATTTCCGGTTATTTCCAGGATCCGATCGGCTTCACTGAAAGTGCCAGCCCGCATGTGATTGACCTGGGCGGGACACCGACGCCTGCGCCGGACCGTACGCTCAACGACGTGATCGATCCCGCCGTACAGCAGACAGAAGCGGTAGCACTCGATGCCGAGCAGACGGAAAGTTTTGCCGAGCAGCTGGATCGTGAGCGTCTCGATCTGCTGCTGCAGGAGTTGCAGAACAAGGTCGACGAGAATCCGGATCTGACTCGTTTCAAAGACCAAATTCTCTTCGAAATCACCCAGGATGGCTTGCGGATTCAGATTATGGACGCCGCCAACCGCCCAATGTTTGCGCTCGGCAGTGCACGGCTTCAACCCTATTTCGAAGACATTCTGCTGGCGATGGCCGACACCATTCGCGCGGTCCCGAACAAGATCAGCATCAGCGGCCATACTGATGCCAAACCTTATTCAGGGCGAGGCGATTTCGGTAACTGGGAGCTGTCCGCCGGGCGTGCCAATGCGGCGCGGCGTACCCTGGTAGCCGGCGGATATCCCGAAGACCAGCTTGCGCGTGTGGTGGGCTATGCCTCATCGGCGCTGTTTGATCGGGAAAATCCCTTGAATCCGGTCAATCGACGCATCGATATTCTGGTGTTGACCAAGAAAGCCCAGCGCGACATCGAGGGCGAACAGTCGGATGCGACAGATGCAACGACTGCCTCCGAGCAGGCTCCGGTGAATAGCGCTCCGGCGCCGGCAACAGGTGAGCCTGAGCCGCTTCCGCCTTCACAAGTTCGCAAGCGGTTGAATATTTTTGAAGATGGCGTGCTGCAGTTCGACGAGCCCGGTTCCGACTGA